The Apibacter raozihei DNA segment ATAGAAATTACTGTAGAATCTACGGGAGAAACAGATATTTTTGAATGGATGACCAACAGTTTTGAGAGAAAGGACGGAAAAGTTGTCTTTGTAAAAAGAGACTCTGACGCAACTCTCAAAGAACTTAATTTTTTTGACGGATACGTTGTAAAGTACAAAGAAAATTTTGATGCTATTGGTAGAAATCCTTTAACTGAGACTTTTACCATATCAGCAAAGGGGATCAAAATGGGTACTGGAGAACATATTAATGAATGGGTATAACCCTTTTTTAGTACATTCACCTAGATAAGTACACATAGGAAATTAAAAATAAAAGGGGGTTTTTGACTCCCTTTTTTCATAGCGTATTAATTATAAAATTACAATTATGTCATCTTTTTTAGCTAAAATAGAAATCGACGGAGAAAGTTATAATGTTTTAAATTGTAGATACAGTTTTGTTCAAGGTGTTGATAGTACCGGAAAACCTCAGGCAACTATAAGAGGTGGACAAATTGAATTGACTGTTGAATCTAATGGGAAATCAAATTTTATAGATTGGATGTTATCTTCTGAAAAAACAAAAGATGCCTCAATAATATTTTATCGTAGAGATGCTATGAGTCGTTTGCAGGAAGTAAAATTTGAAAAAGGATATTGTATAGAATTTTCTGAAGAATTTAATTCAGTAAATTCAGATCCCATGTCAATAAAAATGTTAATTGTTGCTAAAACAATTACGATTGCCAATGTAGCTTTTGAAAATAGTTGGAAAATAGGTAGTTGAAAAAAGCCTCTTTAAGAGGCTTTTTTCTATTTTATAATTTTTAGTTCATTAATCAGTCTTTGCGCATTTGCGTATTTATCCATAATAAAAAGAACATAGCGCATATCTACCATAATATTTCTACAGATTTTAGGATCATAATTAAGGTCGCTCATCGTTCCTTCCCATACTCTGTCAAAATTTAGTCCTACTAAGTTTCCGTCAGCATCTAAAGCAGGACTTCCGGAATTTCCACCAGTCGTATGATTCGTAGCAATATAATTGACAGGTAATTCACCATTTTGCGCATAAGAACCATATTCTTTTTTATTATATAAATCTAATAGTTTATCAGATACATCAAACTCATAATCTCCGGGTACATATTTTTCTACAACACCCTTTAATGTTGAAAACGGCTCGTAATATACAGCATCCTTGGGCTGATATCCATCAATTTTACCATAAGTTACACGTAAAGTCGAGTTAGCATCGGGAAAGAATTTTTTATTAGGAAAAGCTCTTAGTTGAGCTTCCATATACTGTCTTTGTAAGCTGTCCAGTTTGTCCTGATAAAAATAATAATCAGGAGCAATACCATTCCTGTATATATCTAAATAAGAAGATACAAAATTAATAACCGGATCGTTTTTTAACACTTTAACTATTTCATCTTGTTTTGAATCTTTAAGAAATTGTATCAGATTACCTTTTTTTCCAGTTACCAATGAATGATCCCAAAGCTGAGACATATAATTTTCTGTATACTCTTTCGATTGAAATTCAATATAATTTTGAGGTTGAAATTTAGGTTCTATATTTTGAGAATACAAAGAAACTAATTGTGCCGAAACTTGCTTATCTAATTCTGCATCATAGTTTTTTAAAATTCCGCTTATAGTACCTATTGTTTTTTCTTTAGAAACACTAAAAGAGCTTAAAGTTTTTAGTAGATCTGATAACAAAATGGCCATTTTAAAGGTTTCTGAATTATAGTAGAAAACCTCATTAAAATAAACAAAACCTTTTACATAAGTATTGTTTTTAGAGTAGATCTGATTAAAAGAATTTAATAAATCACCATATTTATTTTTTTCATCCTGGTGGGCATTTAAGAAAGAGGAAAACTCTTTTTCATAAGCTAACTTTTTAGCTACTGCTTGAGATTGTACCAATCCTTGTTTTTCTCCTATCCATTTTTTCCATCCATTTGCAATAGAAGCATATTTTGAAGAATATTTAATTTTAATTTCTTTGTCTTCCCTCATTTTTTTATCCAAAATTTTAAGAGTAGCATCTCTTAATGAAATTCTCGCAGGGTTAATAGTTTCAATTCTCTGTATCAATGCATAGGAAGGTAAGTATTCCTGAGTATTTCCAGGAAACCCGTAGACAAAAGAAAAATCTCCTGATTTTTTTTCTTTAATTGATATAGGTAAAAAATATTTGGGTTTATAAGGAACATTATCTTTTGAGAATTTAGCTGGCTTATTATTTTTATCAGCGTAAATTCTGAATAATGAAAAATCACCGGTATGTCTTGGCCATACCCAATTATCAGTATCAGAACCGAATTTACCAATAGAAGACGGAGGAGCTCCAACTAATCGTACGTCTTCAAAAGTTTCTGTTAAAAATAAGTAATACTGATTTCCATTGTAAAAAGGTATAATTTTAATACCTTGATAGTCTTCTTTTTTAAAACTTTGAGCAAGGGCGGCAATATTTGAATCAATTATAGAACTGCGTTCTGTTTCAGACAAATTTAGTTTAATACCATTTAAAACAGATGTAGTAACGTCCTTTATATCCACAATAAACGTAACATTTAATCCATCATTGGGGAGTTCACTCTCTAAGCTGTTTGCCCAAAAACCATTGGAAAGTAAATTGTTATTTACCGTGGAATGAGATTGTATTTGAGAATATCCACAGTGATGATTGGTCAATAATAAACCCTGAGGCGAAATTATTTCCGATGTACAACCTCCTCCAAAGTGAGCAATTGCATCTTTAATACTTGTTTTATCAGGATCGAAAATTTGTTTTGCAGAAATTTTCATTCCCATTTGTTTCATTTCCTTTTCATTTAATTGATTAGGAATCCACATTCCTCCACCTTGCTGAGCATTAAACCCTTGTTGGTTAACAAGTAAGATCAGAGTAATCAGAATTAATTTCGTATTTATTTTCATATAAAAAAACGTATTTTTCAAATATAAAAAAATTGAAGTGATTTTAATTAGAGATACTAACAAATTGAATGTATTTTAAATTAATTAATTAAATTTGTTATAAGCAGATAAAGTTTTTGTATATTAACCTATGAAAGACTTTTATCACAAAGAGTTTTCTATACGCTAAAATAATAAAGAACAAGTTTATGTACCAGGTTGATCTAGATAAAGAAGAAGAAGAAATAGCCAGACGTTATAAGGATATGCTTCGTAATACCTATAGGGTATTGACTGACGAAAATAAAATTCTTATAAGAAAAGCTTTTGAAATAGCCAAAGAAGCTCATAAAGACCAAAGAAGAAAAACTGGAGAACCTTATATATATCACCCTTTGGCTGTTGCTAAAATTGTAGCAGATGAAATAGGTTTAGGTGCTACAAGCATCGTTTGTGCATTATTACATGATGTCGTAGAAGATACCGATT contains these protein-coding regions:
- the tssD gene encoding type VI secretion system tube protein TssD, with amino-acid sequence MSSFLAKIEIDGESYNVLNCRYSFVQGVDSTGKPQATIRGGQIELTVESNGKSNFIDWMLSSEKTKDASIIFYRRDAMSRLQEVKFEKGYCIEFSEEFNSVNSDPMSIKMLIVAKTITIANVAFENSWKIGS
- a CDS encoding S46 family peptidase, whose product is MKINTKLILITLILLVNQQGFNAQQGGGMWIPNQLNEKEMKQMGMKISAKQIFDPDKTSIKDAIAHFGGGCTSEIISPQGLLLTNHHCGYSQIQSHSTVNNNLLSNGFWANSLESELPNDGLNVTFIVDIKDVTTSVLNGIKLNLSETERSSIIDSNIAALAQSFKKEDYQGIKIIPFYNGNQYYLFLTETFEDVRLVGAPPSSIGKFGSDTDNWVWPRHTGDFSLFRIYADKNNKPAKFSKDNVPYKPKYFLPISIKEKKSGDFSFVYGFPGNTQEYLPSYALIQRIETINPARISLRDATLKILDKKMREDKEIKIKYSSKYASIANGWKKWIGEKQGLVQSQAVAKKLAYEKEFSSFLNAHQDEKNKYGDLLNSFNQIYSKNNTYVKGFVYFNEVFYYNSETFKMAILLSDLLKTLSSFSVSKEKTIGTISGILKNYDAELDKQVSAQLVSLYSQNIEPKFQPQNYIEFQSKEYTENYMSQLWDHSLVTGKKGNLIQFLKDSKQDEIVKVLKNDPVINFVSSYLDIYRNGIAPDYYFYQDKLDSLQRQYMEAQLRAFPNKKFFPDANSTLRVTYGKIDGYQPKDAVYYEPFSTLKGVVEKYVPGDYEFDVSDKLLDLYNKKEYGSYAQNGELPVNYIATNHTTGGNSGSPALDADGNLVGLNFDRVWEGTMSDLNYDPKICRNIMVDMRYVLFIMDKYANAQRLINELKIIK
- the tssD gene encoding type VI secretion system tube protein TssD, which gives rise to MSFKAKLEVAGKKYNILNINYSLAQETDPTGRPSSQTRGGRIEITVESTGETDIFEWMTNSFERKDGKVVFVKRDSDATLKELNFFDGYVVKYKENFDAIGRNPLTETFTISAKGIKMGTGEHINEWV